In Hymenobacter volaticus, the genomic window GAATCGTAAGCTGAGCGCTGCCGCCGCCGTTTCTCCTATCTTTGCTACAGTAATACAAGCGGTTCAGCTGACCGGGAAAGCAAGGTCAGCCATTTATTCATCTTAATTCGCTACACCTTGACGTTTCACGAGTTCAACCTCCACGACGACCTACTGGCCGGCGTGGACGCCATGAATTATCAGAATGCCACTCCGATTCAGGAGCAGGCCATTCCCAAGATCATCGAAGGAAAAGACTTGATTGCCTGCGCGCAAACGGGTACCGGCAAAACCGCCGCCTATCTACTGCCGCTGCTCGACAAGATTTCGCATGCCAAACACGGCACGACTTCCACGCTTATTCTGGTGCCTACGCGCGAGCTGGCCACCCAAATCGACGAGCAAGTAACGGGCTTTGGCTACTTTGTAGAAGCCAGCAGCATCGCCATCTACGGCGGTGGCAAGAGCGAGAACTGGGAGCAGCAAAAGCGTGCCCTCACCAGCGGCGCCGACATCATTATTGCTACCCCCGGCCGCCTGATTGCGCACTTGCAAATGGGTTACGTGAAGTTCGACACCCTGAAGTATCTGGTGCTTGATGAAGCCGACAAGATGATGGACATGGGCTTCTCCGACGACATCTTGAACATCGTGCGTCAGCTGCCCAAAAAGCGGCAGACGCTGCTGTTCTCGGCCACCATGCCCAGCAAAATTCGGGACTTCTCCAAGCAGATTCTCAACGAGCCCGAGGAAATCCGGCTGGCTGTATCCAAGCCTGCTGCTGGCATCGACCAGCAGTTCTACATGGCTTTCGACCGCCAGAAGATTTATTTGCTCGAACACATCATCAAAACCCAGGATGTGCAGAGCATGGTGCTCTTCACTAGCCAGAAAGCAGCGGTAGCCGGCATTGTACGGGCCATCAGCAAGCTCGGCTACGAAGCCCAAGGGATTTCGTCGGACCGCACGCAAGAGGAGCGCGAGCAAATCATGCGTGACTTCAAGAACAAGAAGTTTCCTATCCTCGTGGCGACCGACGTACTCAGCCGCGGCATCGACATTGATTCGTTGAGCCACGTGGTGAACTACGACATCCCGCGCGCCGCCGAAGACTACGTGCACCGCATTGGCCGTACGGCCCGCGCGGCCACCAAAGGCACGGCCATCACCTTCATTGCCGACCAAGACCAGGATCGAGTAGTGAAGATTGAAAAGCTGATCGAGCGTGAAGTAGAGAAGCAGAGCATCACCGAAGAGTTAGGTTTAGGCCCGGCTCCAGAGTTCGACCCAAAACGATTTGCTGGCTTACATGGCAAAGTTGGCGGCCGGCCCGAACGGGGTGGCCGCTCCGGCGGTGGCAACCGCGACCGAGGCCCCCGTCCGGAAGGCGACCGTGCCCCCCGTAGCGGCGGCCGCGACGGCAACCGTCCGGCTCGCTCTGGTGCTCCCGACCCCAAAGATCCCAAGCACCAGGAGCGCATAGCCAAAGCTCAAGCCGCGCTAGCCGCGCTGGATGCGGGTCAGGCACCATCTGTTCCTTATGAGCGCCCACCCCGTGCGCCGCGGCCAGAAGGTGAAGCCAGAGAAGCCCGGCCGCCGCGTGAGCCCCGTGCGCCTCGCCCACAAGGTGAACTGAAGGAAGGCGCAGACCAAGCCCAAGAGCCCCGTGCCGAAGGCGCGGAAGGCCAACGCCGGCGCAAGCGGGGCGGGCGTAACCGTGGAGGCCGCGGTCCGCGCCCGGAAGGCGGACCATCCGGCACGGCTTCCGAAGCCCCAACCGTTGTTCCTGCGACTCCAAGTGCAGAGTAAGGCATAAAAGAAAAAGCTCCCGATTTATTGGGAGCTTTTTCTTTTATGCCTTACCAGAAACCATCACTTATAGTAAGGACTAGCTTTCTTGTTCTCAGCGGCGCAAATTACTGTTGCCAGCACCCGTTGGGCACGGGTTTCGGGGCGTTTAGCGCTTGAAATCCACGCTAAAATGTTCTTCTGCGCTGAGGGGCTGAAGCCAGTGAAATACTGCTGAGCAATTTGATTTGCCTCCAAAGCCTCGGCTAGGTCAGGTGGAACAAGTTGTGCATCGCTGTCGGTTAGGGCGTCCCAGGAGCCGTTTTGCTTGGCGATGTTGATTTTCAGCAAACCTGCTTCCAGCATGCGCTCTGCTTCTATCAGTTTTACTACCCGTTCCTTGTTTGGCTTCGACCACACGCTACGTGGTTTGCGCGGTGTAAACAGTAGCATAGACCGCTCATCGTCGAGGCGACGGGCTTGGCCGTCAATCCACCCGTAGCAAAGGGCCTCTTCCACGGCATCATCGTAGCTGACGCGGGGCTTACCACTAGCTTTCTTGTAATACACCAGCCAGATTCCCGGCGAGTTGGTGTAGTGCGCGGCTAACCACTGCTGCCATTCCGAGAGAGTTAGCGGATGAAACGTTGCAAGTTGGTCGAGGACGTTGGCCATGGCTAAAGCTATATCACCACAAACATAACTTGCTTAGCAGCAAAAGCATAGTCTCCTCTTCTGAAAACCACTGTAGTTAAGTGGATGAACGGTGCAGAAAGACACAATGTAGCGTCACTACACCGTTCAAGGCTCTCAGAGAATTATTTTCTCACCTTTCTAAGGCCGGCTCGTTCGCTAGTCTTGCAGAATGGCTGCGGGGCTGTATACGCCTTGCTGTATTAACTCCTTATTGATCCAAGCGGCGGCTTTAGTGCCATTAGCTACGGCTGAGGCTACTTGTCGCATAAGCGTGGTGTTGTCGCCGGCCGCGAATAAACCAGGCACGTTGGTTTCACCGAATTCGGTGGCCTGAATGAGGCCGTTGTCGGTGAGAGTACAGTTGAGTTGCGCGGCTAAGTCGCTGTGCTGACGGAACGGGACGCGAGCAAAAATGGCGTGCAGCGCATAAGCAATTCCATCGGTGGTACGCACTGTGTGCAAGCGGCCGTTGCTATGCTCTAGTTCAACTATTGGCGTTTCCACTAGCTGAACCTTACGAGCCTGAAGGCTAGCTATTTGTTCGGCAGTGAAATCGGCAGGGCCGTTGGTAAACAACACTAAGTCGCGGCTCCAGTTATAGATCAGACTTACA contains:
- a CDS encoding DEAD/DEAH box helicase; the encoded protein is MNYQNATPIQEQAIPKIIEGKDLIACAQTGTGKTAAYLLPLLDKISHAKHGTTSTLILVPTRELATQIDEQVTGFGYFVEASSIAIYGGGKSENWEQQKRALTSGADIIIATPGRLIAHLQMGYVKFDTLKYLVLDEADKMMDMGFSDDILNIVRQLPKKRQTLLFSATMPSKIRDFSKQILNEPEEIRLAVSKPAAGIDQQFYMAFDRQKIYLLEHIIKTQDVQSMVLFTSQKAAVAGIVRAISKLGYEAQGISSDRTQEEREQIMRDFKNKKFPILVATDVLSRGIDIDSLSHVVNYDIPRAAEDYVHRIGRTARAATKGTAITFIADQDQDRVVKIEKLIEREVEKQSITEELGLGPAPEFDPKRFAGLHGKVGGRPERGGRSGGGNRDRGPRPEGDRAPRSGGRDGNRPARSGAPDPKDPKHQERIAKAQAALAALDAGQAPSVPYERPPRAPRPEGEAREARPPREPRAPRPQGELKEGADQAQEPRAEGAEGQRRRKRGGRNRGGRGPRPEGGPSGTASEAPTVVPATPSAE
- a CDS encoding YdeI/OmpD-associated family protein, with protein sequence MANVLDQLATFHPLTLSEWQQWLAAHYTNSPGIWLVYYKKASGKPRVSYDDAVEEALCYGWIDGQARRLDDERSMLLFTPRKPRSVWSKPNKERVVKLIEAERMLEAGLLKINIAKQNGSWDALTDSDAQLVPPDLAEALEANQIAQQYFTGFSPSAQKNILAWISSAKRPETRAQRVLATVICAAENKKASPYYK